A region of Vicia villosa cultivar HV-30 ecotype Madison, WI unplaced genomic scaffold, Vvil1.0 ctg.003826F_1_1, whole genome shotgun sequence DNA encodes the following proteins:
- the LOC131641541 gene encoding uncharacterized protein LOC131641541, with protein MSTSAETLSKEIREEEEPKYKMSTSSNAERTEVDVVVEVKDVERDRDTELLRPKRALRKRTRSRRRTLQHQLWLCNEEWNEEFVTPTWFGYLWYWLATIFCSIIPVFNMARPLAKICDINDSKELWKVSVRVHHKWTVVSNKREHFEMIFVDVSGGDIDVVVPALHVSLFSEKMVLDHSYTVSNFKVQANVAAFRPSSHKFMLKFTAGTTVTDDNNAEIPPKPLVFTKFTDIINGNFNKDVLIDVIGMVESIGYSQTTSGARKQQINMMLRDGGSGDDSGPIFVMIQYAKVKEQGKFPLSVTNTFNVTVLGLNTDLLPMKEFIESFPKDSMITLSGQEGSNSQLSAQNSENQQMTPVQKLLSKAVVMPIGDIIKLRTITFCATVGETKMLVASPYGWYYRGCHACSCIARGDRAPFECEAGHFTEAEIFRYKIEIKVTHAGNRCNFLFWDRECELLLGLSASQLRHTMIKAGIHDPLEFPLALDQMLDCKMAFKVKWQPRWKNASVVMLLKNDPFVKELADQFDTDEMKQPAVEAMTTVPSEPNFVVVRTFTDLDVISTHNTDPLTPTGKRHFPGASSESTTSDATCDGELSSNKLKKIIKIEKID; from the exons ATGAGTACTTCTGCTGAAACTTTATCCAAAGAAATCCGAGAAGAGGAAGAACCAAAATACAAAATGAGTACTTCATCCAATGCTGAGAGAACAGAAGTTGATGTGGTTGTAGAGGTCAAAGATGTTGAAAGAGACCGTGATACTGAACTTTTGAGACCCAAGAGAGCTCTCAGGAAGAGGACAAGATCAAGAAGAAGAACG CTTCAGCATCAGTTATGGTTATGTAATGAAGAGTGGAATGAAGAGTTTGTAACTCCTACATGGTTTGGTTATTTATGGTATTGGTTGGCTACAATTTTCTGCAGTATCATACCAGTGTTCAATATGGCAAGACCATTAGCAAAAATATGCGACATCAATGACAGCAAAGAACTTTGGAAAGTTTCTGTTCGTGTGCACCACAAATGGACAGTTGTTTCGAACAAGAGGGAGCATTTTGAGATGATCTTTGTTGATGTATCG GGTGGTGACATAGATGTTGTTGTTCCTGCACTGCATGTAtctcttttttctgaaaaaatggtCTTGGATCATAGTTACACTGTTTCCAATTTTAAGGTTCAGGCTAATGTTGCGGCTTTCAGACCTTCGTCTCATAAGTTTATGTTGAAGTTTACTGCTGGCACTACGGTTACGGATGATAACAACGCTGAAATACCTCCAAAGCCATTGGTGTTTACTAAATTTACTGATATAATAAACGGCAACTTTAACAAGGATGTGCTAATAG ATGTCATTGGTATGGTGGAAAGTATTGGGTATTCACAGACAACATCAGGTGCCCGGAAGCAGCAGATTAACATGATGCTGCGTGACGGGGG GAGCGGAGATGATTCTGGTCCTATTTTTGTCATGATTCAATATGCTAAAGTCAAGGAACAGG GTAAGTTTCCACTGTCCGTGACAAACACGTTTAATGTTACCGTCCTTGGTCTGAATACTGATTTACTGCCGATGAAAGAGTTTATAGAAAG TTTTCCGAAGGATTCCATGATTACGTTGTCTGGCCAGGAGGGTTCCAATTCACAGCTTTCAGCACAGAACTCTGAAAATCAACAGATGACTCCTGTACAGAAATTGCTTTCAAAGGCTGTTGTAATGCCTATTGGGGATATTATAAAACTCAGAACT ATTACATTTTGTGCGACTGTGGGAGAAACTAAAATGCTGGTTGCCTCTCCGTATGGCTGGTATTATCGTGGTTGTCATGCTTGCTCATGTATTGCGCGTGGTGACAGAGCTCCGTTTGAGTGTGAGGCTGGACATTTCACTGAGGCAGAGATTTTTAG GTATAAGATTGAGATTAAGGTTACTCATGCCGGGAATAGATGTAACTTTTTATTTTGGGACCGAGAGTGTGAGTTACTTTTGGGATTGTCTGCTTCTCAGCTGCGTCATACAATGATTAAG GCTGGCATTCATGATCCCTTGGAATTCCCATTGGCATTGGATCAGATGTTGGATTGCAAGATGGCTTTCAAAGTTAAGTGGCAACCACGTTGGAAGAATGCCTCTGTCGTTATGCTATTGAAGAATGACCCTTTTGTGAAAGAGCTTGCTGATCAGTTTGACACAGATGAG ATGAAACAGCCTGCTGTCGAAGCAATGACCACTGTTCCATCCGAACCTAATTTTGTCGTCGTAAGGACGTTTACT GATCTTGATGTGATTTCAACGCACAACACAGATCCACTTACTCCTACTGGAAAAAGACACTTTCCAGGCGCATCAAGCGAGTCAACAACCTCGGATGCCACGTGTGATGGAGAACTTTCATCAAACAAgttaaagaaaattataaaaatagagaAGATAGATTAG